From a single Hemibagrus wyckioides isolate EC202008001 linkage group LG27, SWU_Hwy_1.0, whole genome shotgun sequence genomic region:
- the si:dkey-246e1.3 gene encoding uncharacterized protein si:dkey-246e1.3, translated as MTFFFFSNICSSSRSPFFPPWSPQIKLSWQEGMGQQKCLKGHHHGNPLKSHGTNPFFFNTPLSFFGDASATMSARLRTLSSVLHLNNTYEENDSRNIAYEFRVFNISMLSLSACVLTVTAIACCVSYVNRWRRWKRVREYESAVACDLDEESVNLKDVQKSQSLHKSLPVLRRLESFRKDKSNIYYIYTTPLPVRCHDYHDADNNVRPTHTTPTLTDPRDGIILDPPTFYMRLQNS; from the exons atgacttttttttttttttccaacatctGCTCATCCTCTCGTTCCCCTTTTTTTCCACCCTGGTCCCCACAAATAAAACTGAGCTGGCAGGAAGGAATGGGGcaacaaaaatgtttaaaggGGCATCACCATGGAAACCCACTAAAGTCACATGGTAcgaatccttttttttttaataccccCCTCTCGTTCTTTGGAGATGCCAGTGCCACAATGAGTGCCAGGCTGAGAACTTTGAGCTCTGTGTTGCATCTTAACAACACATATGAAGAGAACGACAGCAGAAACATCGCCTACG AGTTCAGAGTGTTCAACATCTCCATGCTCTCACTGTCTGCGTGCGTCCTCACCGTGACGGCCATCGCGTGCTGCGTCTCCTACGTCAATCGCTGGAG GCGATGGAAGCGAGTGCGTGAGTACGAAAGCGCTGTGGCTTGTGACCTGGACGAGGAGTCGGTGAACCTGAAGGACGTCCAGAAGTCACAGAGTTTGCACAAGTCACTGCCAGTGCTTCGGCGACTGGAATCGTTCAGGAAGGACAAGTCCAATATTTACTACATCTACACCACCCCACTTCCCGTCCGATGCCATGACTACCACGATGCTGATAACAACGTTCGTCCCACGCACACCACACCGACTCTAACTGACCCCAGAGATGGTATCATCCTGGACCCACCCACTTTTTATATGCGGCTGCAGAACTCATAA